A window from Piliocolobus tephrosceles isolate RC106 chromosome 11, ASM277652v3, whole genome shotgun sequence encodes these proteins:
- the ACKR3 gene encoding atypical chemokine receptor 3: MDLHVFDYSEPGNFSDISWPCNSSDCIVVDTVMCPNMPNKSVLLYTLAFIYIFIFVIGMIANSVVVWVNIQAKTTGYDTHCYILNLAIADLWVVLTIPVWVVSLVQHNQWPMGELTCKVTHLIFSINLFGSIFFLTCMSVDRYLSITYFTNTSSSRKKMVRRVVCVLVWLLAFCVSLPDTYYLKTVTSASNNETYCRSFYPEHSIKEWLIGMELVSVVLGFAVPFSVIAVFYFLLARAISASGDQEKHSSRKIIFSYVVVFLVCWLPYHVAVLLDIFSILHYIPFTCRLEHALFTALHVTQCLSLVHCCVNPVLYSFINRNYRYELMKAFIFKYSAKTGLTKLIDASRVSETEYSALEQSTK, encoded by the coding sequence ATGGATCTGCACGTCTTCGACTACTCGGAGCCAGGGAACTTCTCGGACATCAGCTGGCCATGCAACAGCAGTGACTGCATCGTGGTGGACACGGTGATGTGCCCCAACATGCCCAACAAAAGTGTCCTGCTCTACACGCTCGccttcatttacattttcatcttCGTCATCGGCATGATTGCCAACTCCGTGGTGGTCTGGGTGAACATCCAGGCCAAGACCACAGGCTACGATACGCACTGCTACATCCTGAACCTGGCCATCGCCGACCTGTGGGTTGTCCTCACCATCCCAGTCTGGGTGGTCAGCCTCGTGCAGCACAACCAGTGGCCCATGGGGGAGCTCACGTGCAAGGTCACACACCTCATCTTCTCCATCAACCTCTTCGGCAGCATCTTCTTCCTCACGTGCATGAGCGTGGACCGCTACCTCTCCATCACCTACTTCACCAACACCTCCAGCAGCAGGAAGAAGATGGTACGCCGTGTCGTCTGCGTCCTGGTGTGGCTGCTGGCCTTCTGCGTGTCTCTGCCAGACACCTACTACCTGAAGACCGTCACGTCTGCGTCCAACAATGAAACCTACTGCCGGTCCTTCTACCCTGAGCACAGCATCAAGGAGTGGCTGATCGGCATGGAGCTGGTGTCTGTGGTCTTGGGCTTCGCCGTTCCCTTTTCCGTCATCGCCGTCTTCTACTTCCTGCTGGCCAGAGCCATCTCGGCGTCAGGTGACCAGGAGAAGCACAGCAGCCGGAAGATCATCTTCTCCTACGTGGTGGTCTTCCTCGTCTGCTGGCTGCCCTACCACGTGGCGGTGCTGCTGGACATCTTCTCGATCCTGCACTACATCCCTTTCACCTGCCGGCTGGAGCACGCCCTCTTCACAGCCCTGCACGTCACACAGTGCCTGTCGCTGGTGCACTGCTGCGTTAACCCTGTCCTCTACAGCTTCATCAATCGCAACTACAGGTACGAGCTGATGAAGGCCTTCATCTTCAAATACTCGGCCAAAACAGGGCTCACCAAGCTCATCGATGCCTCCAGAGTCTCAGAAACGGAGTACTCTGCCTTGGAGCAGAGCACCAAATGA